A single window of Desulfonauticus submarinus DNA harbors:
- the csm5 gene encoding type III-A CRISPR-associated RAMP protein Csm5, translated as MKGEILNKRYRLKVLSPVHVGYGDVYEPTNFVVDAQKKELLVLNIDKFLLNLPGEELKQFSSICKLGTSYALVKLYQFMSNQLDFVKSHSEIIVRKIKLVSGFVEHFNKVKNLSKDKLNELNKFSINSLSYNPNNNLPIIPGSSIKGAIRTAILNYYQDRADKKVIKEAHYKKKSTVLEKQILKFKDATDDILKRIKVSDFVPIGEVKTKVVYAVNRKKDGRRASGPYQIFEIIEPGAEFEGSISIIKGLDNKAPIDLSFPKLEQIIESFFEGIFATEDKVIEKLGAKFPVPPLGLPIKIGRHSGAEALTVEKFRNIKINQGRKNKPVFLSHATTIWLASEYFKVEDNLSLVPFGRATLFSKEKDNQRKESIVQKSIQQEDIKNQKSVQQKIDVSILKHRFKVR; from the coding sequence ATGAAAGGAGAAATTTTAAATAAAAGATATAGATTAAAGGTATTGAGTCCTGTTCATGTAGGTTATGGTGATGTGTATGAGCCTACTAACTTTGTTGTTGATGCCCAAAAAAAAGAACTTCTTGTTTTGAATATAGATAAATTTTTATTGAATTTACCTGGAGAAGAATTGAAACAGTTTTCATCTATTTGTAAATTAGGTACTAGTTATGCTTTAGTAAAGTTATATCAATTTATGTCTAATCAGCTAGACTTTGTAAAATCTCATTCAGAAATCATAGTCAGAAAAATAAAACTTGTTTCTGGTTTTGTGGAACATTTTAATAAAGTGAAAAATTTGTCTAAAGATAAATTAAATGAGTTAAATAAATTTTCTATAAATTCTCTTAGTTATAATCCAAATAATAATTTGCCTATTATCCCAGGTAGTTCTATAAAAGGTGCAATTAGAACTGCTATTTTAAATTATTATCAAGATAGAGCAGATAAAAAAGTTATTAAAGAAGCTCATTATAAAAAGAAGTCAACAGTTTTGGAAAAGCAAATCTTAAAATTTAAAGATGCTACTGATGATATTTTAAAAAGAATAAAGGTATCTGATTTTGTGCCTATAGGAGAAGTAAAAACAAAGGTTGTGTATGCTGTTAATAGGAAAAAAGATGGTAGAAGAGCCTCAGGACCTTATCAAATTTTTGAGATTATTGAACCTGGAGCAGAATTTGAAGGGAGTATTTCTATTATTAAGGGATTGGATAATAAAGCGCCTATTGATTTATCCTTTCCCAAGTTAGAGCAGATTATAGAAAGTTTTTTTGAGGGAATTTTTGCAACAGAAGACAAAGTAATTGAGAAATTAGGGGCGAAATTCCCAGTGCCTCCTTTGGGTTTACCCATAAAAATTGGTCGTCATAGCGGGGCAGAGGCTTTAACTGTAGAAAAGTTTAGGAATATAAAAATCAATCAGGGTCGTAAGAATAAGCCTGTTTTTTTGTCTCACGCAACTACTATTTGGTTAGCTTCAGAATATTTTAAAGTTGAAGATAATCTTTCTCTTGTGCCGTTTGGTAGGGCAACTCTTTTTTCTAAAGAGAAAGATAATCAAAGAAAAGAATCTATTGTTCAAAAGTCAATACAACAAGAGGACATAAAAAATCAAAAATCAGTTCAACAAAAAATTGATGTTTCTATTTTAAAACATAGATTTAAAGTTAGATAA